GAAGGAGAATCATTCCTCGAAATTTTTTCACCAAAACCTATGGTCTCTGAGTGGCCATCTAGAAAAACCACATTCCCCTCACCCCTATTCTTTTCTTCTCCGAAAACCTTATGGAAAGTTCCGAAATAATTCACAGGTCTTGACCGCAGAATATACAATGAGTTGTCATCCAAGCCGTAATCACTAACCCCCTGAATAGTCCATGCGTTCTCATCTGCAAAAGCCACAATCTCAGCAGGCTTATCGACACTCAGCATCTTTATGGTTCTCCCGCTGGCCTCTAAGCTGTCTGGATGTGAAGCAGGGGGCGGTACAGATGTAACCCACGGATTCCATTTATTCGATTCTACCCCCAGCCAATAATTCATGCTGTAGCTGTACTGCGGTTCAATAGGTATTGCAGGCTGATGGCCAGGATGGTGATCTGAGCCGTAGGTTTTGGCGAAAGAAGGAAATGAAGGGCATAAATGCGCTGCCTCATTTTCAAGATAAGGCCAAAGACCTCCATCAGGAGTTGCCAAACTGTTATGCCAAACGCATTGGGGCGGGCAAGCTGGGCCGGATTCATAAGAACCGTCGGGTTGGAGATACTGGCCCTTGCTTATATTGCTTAGATTCTCCTGCGAATAGAGCCAGTTATATACGTAAGGAAAATATCCGTCATTACTGTTTGCATACATTTGTATTGCAAAGCCATACTGCCTCAAATTAGAATTGCAGACGATAATCCTTGCGCT
This window of the Sedimentisphaera salicampi genome carries:
- a CDS encoding type II secretion system protein; translated protein: MTKSKKGFTLIELLVVISIIALLMAILMPALGRARESARIIVCNSNLRQYGFAIQMYANSNDGYFPYVYNWLYSQENLSNISKGQYLQPDGSYESGPACPPQCVWHNSLATPDGGLWPYLENEAAHLCPSFPSFAKTYGSDHHPGHQPAIPIEPQYSYSMNYWLGVESNKWNPWVTSVPPPASHPDSLEASGRTIKMLSVDKPAEIVAFADENAWTIQGVSDYGLDDNSLYILRSRPVNYFGTFHKVFGEEKNRGEGNVVFLDGHSETIGFGEKISRNDSPSDVREEAFRLVWPR